A DNA window from Hevea brasiliensis isolate MT/VB/25A 57/8 chromosome 2, ASM3005281v1, whole genome shotgun sequence contains the following coding sequences:
- the LOC110648637 gene encoding AP-3 complex subunit delta: MASPSLMDTLFQRTLDDIIKGLRHQQAGESAFISKVVEEIRREIKSTDLHTKSIALQKLTYLNSIYFIDMSWAAFHAIECISSPNFSHKKVGYLAISMSFNESTSVILLITNQLRKDLKSNNEFEVSLALDCLSRIGTADLCRDLTPEVFTLLSSSKVFVRKKAIGVVLRVFGKYPDAVRVCFKRLVECLDGTDPQIVSAVVGVFCELASKDPRSYLPLAPEFYRILVDSRNNWVLIKVLKIFAKLAPLEPRLAKRVVEPICEHMRRTGAKSLMFECIRTVVTSFTDYESAVKLSVAKIRDFLVDDDPNLKYLGLHALSIIAPNHLWAVLENKEVVIKSLSDDDPNVKLESLRLVVAMVSESNVVEICRVLVNYSLKSDPEFCNEILGSILSKCCQNVYEIIVDFDWYVSLLGEMSRIPHCQKGEEIENQLIDIGMRVKDVRPELVRVGRDLLIDPALLGNSFLHRILSAAAWVCGEYVEFSRKPVELVEALLQPRTSLLPPSIRTVYIQSAFKILIFCLHSYLLQRENIADDMASEMLGLKSQGECSGSSALVAGKAPARQEQDEGFNPRDSNKSYEDLSIINEGDVSALLEKGFTHESIVNLLNLIELALGPLSGSPDVEVQERSKNVLGFVDLIKQEISNGFVSERASKIIDMVHDAFTEELGPVSVNAQEKVPIPDGLMLKESLADLDAICGNVQLPSSISFSMGSPFGESVGASVSIPQSKEESEPSSESTSLLAEHRKRHGLYYLPSEKNETLANDYPPANDPKSSDNTNDDAQDLVKLADKSLLPKRRSNHAKPRPVVVKLDEGDVVPFIAKKSDTRDDLLSDAVRDILLGVEKPDLGNPSSRRSKHRSHGKEKSRKSPEKKNSDEIGDGEKEKQKSRHRHGRHKTKQRAEGPLNVAAQTPVIPDFLL, from the exons ATGGCATCCCCTTCGCTCATGGACACTCTTTTTCAACGCACATTGGACGATATAATCAAGGGCCTCCGCCACCAGCAGGCTGGAGAGTCCGCTTTCATTTCCAAAGTGGTCGAAGAAATCCGGCGCGAGATCAAATCGACCGACTTGCACACCAAATCTATAGCACTTCAGAAACTTACTTATCTCAATTCCATCTATTTTATTGACATGTCATGGGCGGCTTTTCATGCTATTGAATGCATATCCTCTCCCAATTTCTCCCACAAGAAGGTTGGTTACCTTGCGATATCTATGTCCTTTAACGAATCCACATCTGTTATTTTGTTGATCACTAACCAGTTGCGGAAAGATCTCAAGAGTAATAATGAGTTCGAGGTGAGTTTAGCTCTTGATTGCCTATCCAGAATTGGTACTGCTGATTTATGCAGGGATCTTACTCCTGAGGTTTTCACTTTATTGTCGAGTTCTAAGGTTTTTGTTAGAAAGAAAGCTATAGGCGTGGTTTTGAGGGTTTTTGGGAAATACCCAGATGCGGTTAGGGTGTGTTTTAAGAGACTGGTCGAGTGTTTAGATGGTACTGATCCGCAGATTGTGTCTGCAGTTGTTGGAGTGTTCTGTGAGCTTGCTTCCAAAGATCCCAGATCCTATCTTCCCTTAGCACCCGAGTTTTATAGGATTTTAGTTGATTCAAGGAACAATTGGGTGTTGATTAAAGTGTTAAAGATTTTTGCTAAGTTGGCTCCTTTGGAGCCTAGGTTGGCTAAAAGGGTTGTTGAACCAATTTGTGAGCATATGAGGAGAACTGGGGCGAAATCATTGATGTTTGAGTGTATCAGGACTGTGGTGACTAGTTTTACTGACTATGAATCTGCAGTAAAGCTTTCTGTTGCAAAAATTCGCGACTTTTTGGTGGATGATGATCCAAACCTTAAGTATCTTGGATTGCATGCGCTGTCAATTATAGCACCAAATCATCTGTGGGCAGTGTTGGAGAATAAAGAGGTTGTAATTAAGTCTCTGAGTGATGATGATCCTAATGTAAAACTTGAGTCTTTGCGTCTTGTTGTGGCAATGGTGTCTGAGAGTAATGTGGTGGAAATTTGCAGGGTTTTGGTTAATTATTCACTCAAATCTGATCCTGAGTTCTGCAATGAGATTCTTGGTTCAATTTTATCAAAGTGTTGCCAGAACGTATATGAGATTATAGTAGACTTTGATTGGTATGTATCACTGCTTGGGGAAATGTCTAGGATTCCACATTGCCAAAAGGGGGAAGAAATTGAGAATCAGCTTATTGATATAGGTATGAGGGTTAAGGATGTTAGACCGGAGCTTGTTCGTGTTGGTCGTGATCTGCTGATTGATCCTGCattacttgggaattctttcttgcACAGGATCTTATCTGCTGCTGCTTGGGTGTGTGGGGAGTATGTGGAATTTTCAAGGAAACCAGTTGAACTTGTGGAAGCACTGCTACAACCTCGTACTAGCCTCTTGCCTCCATCAATCAGAACTGTTTACATTCAGTCTGCTTTTAAAATCTTAATATTTTGTTTACATTCATACCTCTTACAAAGGGAAAATATTGCTGATGATATGGCatcagagatgctgggtttaaaaTCTCAAGGTGAATGCTCAGGAAGTTCTGCTTTAGTAGCAGGCAAAGCACCTGCCCGTCAAGAACAGGATGAAGGGTTCAATCCAAGGGATTCAAATAAATCATATGAAGATCTTTCTATTATAAATGAAGGGGATGTATCTGCTCTTCTGGAGAAAGGTTTCACACATGAATCTATTGTTAACCTGTTAAACTTAATTGAACTGGCCTTGGGCCCACTATCAGGAAGCCCTGATGTTGAAGTACAGGAGCGATCTAAGAATGTGCTTGGATTTGTTGACCTGATAAAGCAAGAAATATCCAATGGTTTTGTTTCCGAGAGAGCATCCAAAATTATTGACATGGTGCATGATGCCTTCACCGAGGAGCTTGGGCCAGTCTCAGTAAATGCTCAAGAGAAAGTTCCTATTCCTGATGGATTAATGCTTAAGGAGAGTCTTGCTGACTTGGACGCAATTTGTGGAAATGTACAGTTaccttcatcaatttcattttccATGGGAAGTCCTTTTGGGGAGAGTGTTGGTGCTTCTGTCTCTATCCCCCAAAGCAAAGAAGAGTCAGAACCATCAAGTGAGTCCACTTCTTTGCTTGCAGAACACCGTAAGAGACATGGGTTGTACTACCTACCGTCAGAGAAGAATGAAACTTTAGCAAATGATTATCCGCCTGCGAATGACCCTAAATCCAGTGATAACACCAATGATGATGCTCAAGATCTAGTTAAGCTTGCTGACAAATCACTTCTCCCAAAGAGAAGGTCAAACCATGCAAAGCCTAGACCTGTGGTGGTGAAGTTGGATGAAGGAGATGTAGTACCATTCATTGCCAAGAAATCAGATACAAGAGATGATTTGCTTTCTGATGCTGTTCGAGATATTCTTTTAG GTGTAGAAAAGCCTGATCTTGGAAATCCAAGTTCACGAAGAAGCAAACACCGGAGCCATGGCAAAGAGAAAAGCAGGAAAAGTCCAGAGAAAAAGAATTCTGATGAAATTGGAGATggggaaaaagaaaagcagaagaGTAGACATCGCCATGGTAGGCATAAAACAAAACAAAGAGCTGAAGGGCCCTTAAATGTGGCTGCACAAACACCAGTAATTCCTGATTTCCTTCTATAA
- the LOC110648636 gene encoding protein ABCI7, chloroplastic: MSASVFAPQIHTSTTITSRLKPKPKHRIKTSVSLIRTPVIQASFSDPFVLQLAETFEDSLSPSPSPCLQKLRDSSAESLLSIPWPSRKDEPFRFTDTSFIKQSQIHPISKPPSSYHLTNISNDSHLPNIVIVDGFILNSLSNSSNLPHGVYVGSLLNDPKDKIAQTLTKFSDDFQWGDLFWSINGLGAPDVAVVYVPAGVRVENPIHLSYVSVEGGEEGSNKLPVSNPRVLVVVEEGGEVGIIEEFTNVGSNDKCYWANSVLEVMIEEGAKVRHSYIQSQSLNSAHIKWTSVQQKSTSTYELVEVSTGGKLSRHNLHLQQLGPDTSTELSTFHLSLGGQTQDLHSRLVLDHPRAYSRQLHKCIVAHSQGQAVFDGNVKVNRYAQQTDAGQLTRSLLLEPRATVNVKPNLQIIADDVKCSHGAAISDLEESQLFYFQARGIDLEMARKALVFSFGAEVIERCPYSFVRKQVENHVKELLSSTSQGSSNAAGSG, translated from the exons ATGTCTGCCTCAGTTTTTGCACCCCAAATTCACACATCCACTACAATAACATCCAGACTCAAACCTAAACCAAAACACAGAATCAAAACTAGCGTTTCACTCATCAGAACTCCAGTAATACAAGCCAGTTTCTCTGACCCCTTCGTTCTCCAACTTGCTGAGACCTTTGAAGattccctctctccctctccctcgccCTGTCTCCAGAAACTCAGGGACTCTTCCGCTGAATCCCTTCTCTCCATCCCTTGGCCCTCTCGCAAAGATGAGCCTTTTCGGTTCACAGACACTTCATTTATCAAGCAATCTCAAATCCATCCAATCTCTAAGCCACCATCCTCATACCACCTAACAAACATTTCAAACGATAGCCACTTACCCAATATTGTTATTGTTGATGGGTTTATCTTAAATTCTTTGTCAAATTCTTCAAATTTGCCACATGGGGTTTATGTAGGTAGCTTGTTAAATGACCCTAAAGATAAAATCGCCCAAACGTTAACCAAATTTTCTGATGATTTCCAATGGGGTGATTTGTTTTGGTCCATTAATGGATTAGGGGCACCCGATGTGGCCGTGGTTTATGTTCCTGCAGGGGTTAGAGTAGAGAATCCAATCCATTTGAGTTATGTTTCAGTTGAGGGAGGGGAGGAGGGATCTAACAAGTTGCCAGTTTCAAATCCAAGGGTCCTTGTGGTGGTGGAGGAAGGAGGAGAGGTTGGGATAATTGAGGAGTTTACAAATGTAGGGAGCAATGATAAATGTTATTGGGCAAATTCTGTCTTGGAAGTGATGATTGAAGAAGGAGCAAAGGTCAGGCATTCCTATATACAGAGCCAATCCTTAAATTCTGCCCATATCAAGTGGACTTCGGTTCAACAG AAATCTACTAGCACCTATGAGCTTGTTGAGGTAAGCACTGGCGGAAAATTGAGCAGGCACAATCTCCATCTTCAGCAGCTGGGCCCAGATACATCAACAGAGTTATCAACATTTCATTTGTCTCTCGGTGGGCAAACACAAGACCTGCATAGTAGGCTTGTCTTGGATCATCCTCGGGCTTACTCGAGACAACTTCACAAGTGCATTGTTGCTCATTCACAAGGACAAGCTGTCTTTGATGGGAATGTAAAGGTCAACAG ATATGCACAACAGACAGATGCTGGACAATTAACAAGGAGCCTCCTTCTAGAACCACGTGCAACTGTAAATGTCAAACCCAATTTGCAAATTATAGCAGATGATGTAAAGTGCTCCCATGGAGCTGCAATAAGTGATCTAGAAGAAAGTCAGCTCTTCTACTTTCAAGCACGCGGTATTGATTTAGAGATGGCTAGAAAAGCTCTGGTATTTTCCTTTGGAGCTGAAGTGATTGAAAGATGTCCTTATTCTTTTGTTAGAAAACAAGTTGAGAATCATGTAAAAGAATTGCTGAGTTCTACTAGTCAAGGATCCTCAAATGCAGCTGGCAGTGGATGA